The DNA window ACCTTTAACGAGTTGCCAATGCAAGTAAATTATGCATTTTCTGGAAAATCTTCGTTTTACTTCTATGCGATTTTACATCGTAAATTCAAACAGTTTTCAATTGTCGTTCAGACACTAAATAATGAGACGATCATCCATACAACCGATTTATTTCCCCTTGGGCTTTTCCTGTTTATCCTTAGCCAGGCCTTCCTGCAGTCGCTGCGGTTCTCAAGGGCATTTTCCACTGTTGACAGTCAGCGTCAGCAAATGCGGAAGACCAATCAGATCCTGCAAAACGAGATTGTCGAAAGAAAACTGGCCGAAAAAGAACTCAAGGAATCCCATAAGAGATTTCTGACTGTTTTAGACAGCATCGATGCAGATGTGTACGTGGCGGACATGGATAACTATAAGATCCTTTTTATGAACCGCCATATGATCGAAAGTTTTAATAAAGATTTTACCGGTCAGGTCTGCTGGAAAGTTTTCCGAAACGAATCGGGACCTTGTTGTTTTTGCACCAATGATAAACTGTTGGATGCCGACGGTGAACCAGGTGATTTGCATATCTGGGAAGACCAAAACCCGGTAACCCGGCGATGGTATGTCAATTATGACCGTGCCATCAACTGGGACCAGGGTCATATTGTAAGGCTCCAGGTGGCAACCGATGTCACTGCTCGGAAACAGGCAGAGGAGGCGCTGCAACAGGCCTATGAAGCCTTAGAAAAAAGAGTTGATGAACGCACCAAAGAACTTGTTAAGGCCAATGAACAACTTCAATTCGAGATCGAAGAGCGGAAGCAGGCGCAGGAGAGCAGCAGAAGAGCCAAATTGGAAGCTGAAAGGGCCAACAAGGCCAAAAGCGAATTTCTTGCCAATATGAGCCACGAACTCCGTACCCCACTGAACCATATTTTGGGGTTTACCGAGCTGATCCTGGATAAAAACTTGGGCGAATTGAACCAAATTCAGACGGAATATCTTTCGGATGTTCACGGTAGTGGAAAGCACCTTCTGTTATTGATCAATGACATCCTTGACCTTTCAAAAGTAGAGGCCGGAAAGTATGAGCTGGAATCCTCTATGGTTCACTTGCAAGGACTTTTGGAGAACAGCCTGACAATGATAAAAGAGAAAGCCTTGAACCACGGGATAAAATTATCACGGCATTTCATTGATCTCCCCGATACGTTTACCGCTGATGAACGCAAGCTCAAGCAGATCATGTACAACCTGCTGTCCAACGCAGTGAAATTTACTCCGGATGGCGGCAGCATAACCGTAAAAGCTTGTTCAAGCAATGACAACCAGGACGATGTCCTGGACCAACAGCACACCGGACCACCGGGAATTGAGGTCAGCATCAGTGACACGGGAATCGGCATTAAGTCAATTGATTTGGAGCGTATTTTTGATTCCTTTGAACAGGTTGAAAATTCAGCCAGTCGGAATTTTCAGGGAACCGGGTTGGGTTTGTCACTGACAAAAAAATTGGTGGAGCTGCATGGGGGTAAAATCTGGGCGGAAAGTGACGGCCCGGGGAAAGGGGCAGCCTTTTCGTTCTACCTTCCTGCTCAAAGTATATCAGTCTGAAAGCATGGCAAAACATTTTAACCGTCTGTGATCCAGGCAACAGTGTTTAAGCCAAACCACGGACGCGTGTTATCTACGATCAAGTCAATTCAACATGTTGTATACACGAAGTTCTTGACACCCAAGTGCCCCGAACATATACTCGTCTTTCATAAAAGCAAGGTCTTATCCCTTTATATTTAGAACAAAATGAAAAATTGATAAACCCACCCAAATTTTTGTGTAAAAGGAGGTGAAAAGAGGCACCGATTTTGGTTAAACGCGGCAAAAGACTTCATTCTCACCCACAACTAGGAGGATTTCCCCATGAAGAAGAATGTTTTTGTGTGTTTATTAGTTGCATCCATATGCGTCCCTTTTATGATGATGGGCTCCCTCAACGCAGAAGCCGCACCCATAAAACTCACTTACAGTAACTTTTTTCCACCCAGCCACATCCAGGCAAAACTGGCCGATTCCTGGTGCAAAGAGATCGAGAAAAGGACCGATGGTCGTGTCAAGATCGAACACTATCCCGGGCAAACCCTGACCAAAGCCAGACAGGTATACGACGGCGTGGTTGAGGGACTATCGGATATCGGTTTCTGCCTCTTCGGATATAACCGTGGCCGCTTCCCCCTGATAGAGGTGGTGGATCTGCCCATAGGGTATCCATCGGGCTCTGTGGCTACCAAAGTCGCCAATGCCGTTGCCAACAAGTTCAAACCCAAAGAGCTGAGTGATGTGCAGGTCATGTATCTCCATGCCCATGGCCCTGGTCTCTTACACACCAGGGATAAGGCAGTCAAAACCTTGGCCGATATTAAGGGTCTCAGGATACGTTCCCACGGGACCACGGCAAAGGTAGTCAAGGCCTTGGGTGGCACAGCGGTAACCATGCCTATGCCGGAGCTCTATCAAGCACTCCAAAAAGGCATCGCGGACGGTGCCCTTTATCCCGTTGAAGTCAATAAAGGCTGGAGAATGGCCGAGGTTATAAAATATTGCACCCTTGACCTATCCATAGCCAATACCTCCACATTTTACGTGGTGATGAACAAAGGTAAATGGGCCGCCCTACCTGCGGATATCAAAAAAATTATTACACAGATCAATAAGGAATGGATTCCCAAGCATGGCGCAGCCTGGGATTCAAGCGACGAAGAAGGAAAAAAATTTATGCTTTCAAAAGGGCGAAAATTTATAAATCTTTCAGCTGCAGAGTCTTCCAAGTGGAAAAAAATTGTTG is part of the Thermodesulfobacteriota bacterium genome and encodes:
- a CDS encoding ATP-binding protein; its protein translation is TFNELPMQVNYAFSGKSSFYFYAILHRKFKQFSIVVQTLNNETIIHTTDLFPLGLFLFILSQAFLQSLRFSRAFSTVDSQRQQMRKTNQILQNEIVERKLAEKELKESHKRFLTVLDSIDADVYVADMDNYKILFMNRHMIESFNKDFTGQVCWKVFRNESGPCCFCTNDKLLDADGEPGDLHIWEDQNPVTRRWYVNYDRAINWDQGHIVRLQVATDVTARKQAEEALQQAYEALEKRVDERTKELVKANEQLQFEIEERKQAQESSRRAKLEAERANKAKSEFLANMSHELRTPLNHILGFTELILDKNLGELNQIQTEYLSDVHGSGKHLLLLINDILDLSKVEAGKYELESSMVHLQGLLENSLTMIKEKALNHGIKLSRHFIDLPDTFTADERKLKQIMYNLLSNAVKFTPDGGSITVKACSSNDNQDDVLDQQHTGPPGIEVSISDTGIGIKSIDLERIFDSFEQVENSASRNFQGTGLGLSLTKKLVELHGGKIWAESDGPGKGAAFSFYLPAQSISV
- a CDS encoding TRAP transporter substrate-binding protein codes for the protein MKKNVFVCLLVASICVPFMMMGSLNAEAAPIKLTYSNFFPPSHIQAKLADSWCKEIEKRTDGRVKIEHYPGQTLTKARQVYDGVVEGLSDIGFCLFGYNRGRFPLIEVVDLPIGYPSGSVATKVANAVANKFKPKELSDVQVMYLHAHGPGLLHTRDKAVKTLADIKGLRIRSHGTTAKVVKALGGTAVTMPMPELYQALQKGIADGALYPVEVNKGWRMAEVIKYCTLDLSIANTSTFYVVMNKGKWAALPADIKKIITQINKEWIPKHGAAWDSSDEEGKKFMLSKGRKFINLSAAESSKWKKIVDPVLGEYVKAAKAKGLPAQEALDYTVKMLKKYSK